A window of Spiroplasma syrphidicola EA-1 contains these coding sequences:
- a CDS encoding aldo/keto reductase yields MPAILTKKITLNNGVEMPMIGYGTYLVTDQAKGLAAITHAINYGYQLIDTADIYHNHQLVREAIKNSNQPRENLFITTKIWITNKNPEIVKADIDRILAELGTDYLDLVLVHWPLPDGVMIYQTLEEIYQTGKIRAIGVSNFMIDQLKTLLEQTTIVPVVNQVELHPQLPLLELQEFCQKHNIVLESWQTIMKGKVSDLPYLQTLAAKYNVDAPAIALKWALQRGIIVIPKSETLTRIESNVQQLENFELSAEEITAINDLGPTLRLGPDPYHFVG; encoded by the coding sequence ATGCCAGCAATTTTAACAAAAAAAATTACTTTAAATAATGGGGTAGAAATGCCAATGATTGGTTATGGAACATATTTAGTAACGGACCAAGCAAAAGGGTTGGCAGCAATTACTCATGCTATTAATTATGGTTATCAATTAATCGACACTGCGGATATTTATCATAATCATCAATTAGTTCGTGAAGCGATAAAAAATTCAAACCAACCCCGCGAAAATTTATTTATTACTACTAAAATTTGAATTACAAATAAAAACCCAGAAATAGTAAAAGCCGATATTGATCGAATTCTAGCGGAATTAGGAACAGATTATTTAGACTTAGTGTTAGTTCATTGACCATTACCAGATGGGGTAATGATTTATCAAACATTAGAAGAAATTTATCAGACTGGTAAAATCCGTGCCATTGGTGTTTCTAATTTTATGATTGATCAATTAAAAACTTTGTTAGAACAGACAACAATTGTTCCCGTTGTTAATCAGGTTGAACTGCATCCCCAACTGCCTTTATTGGAATTACAAGAGTTTTGTCAAAAACATAATATTGTTTTAGAAAGTTGACAAACAATTATGAAAGGGAAAGTTAGTGATTTACCATATTTACAAACTTTAGCCGCAAAATACAATGTTGATGCTCCAGCAATTGCTTTAAAATGAGCTCTACAACGTGGTATTATTGTCATCCCAAAATCAGAAACATTAACTCGCATTGAGTCAAATGTCCAACAACTTGAAAATTTTGAATTATCAGCGGAAGAAATTACGGCAATTAATGATCTTGGCCCAACTTTACGATTAGGACCTGATCCATATCATTTTGTTGGTTAA
- a CDS encoding PTS transporter subunit EIIB, producing MSVWKIILIVVGMIIMLLFIFMMVFWKKIFNYRKELLGNQTINFSVSDLITILGAKENIIDVRATMTRLKVTVKEIEEIDLPLLQKKFKLKKIQIINQTLILPLGQISLKVEEVIKAELKR from the coding sequence ATGTCAGTTTGAAAAATAATTTTAATTGTTGTTGGAATGATTATTATGCTATTATTTATTTTCATGATGGTTTTTTGAAAAAAAATCTTTAATTATCGTAAAGAACTATTAGGTAATCAAACCATCAATTTTTCCGTCAGTGATTTAATTACGATTCTAGGAGCTAAGGAAAATATTATTGATGTTCGAGCAACAATGACAAGATTAAAAGTGACAGTTAAGGAAATTGAGGAAATTGATTTACCATTGCTACAAAAAAAATTTAAACTTAAAAAAATTCAAATTATTAATCAAACACTAATTTTACCATTAGGACAAATTAGCTTAAAAGTTGAAGAAGTAATTAAAGCTGAACTTAAGCGCTAA
- a CDS encoding NAD(+)/NADH kinase: MFKYVIIANDYPESLALAQKLKIILTDREMQEDIIAPEYVFVIGGDGTLLRAVNEFQDILDEVCLIVVKSGSLGFYANYDEKTVTQAIDDIINDTAHIQQLPLLEVKFNNNQIRYALNEVKIVDHVKTIRTDIYINDELLEYFRGSGLVFATSTGSTGYMRAIGGAIILSNKHKLWEMKEIAPVANSTFSTITAPLILDDSQSVILEGELIDKQIIIDTYEYEANNNLVEIKFSDKTLNLIYNHRQNQSTTAKLQTLFAYCNNVNKRGDR; encoded by the coding sequence ATGTTTAAGTATGTAATTATCGCTAATGATTATCCCGAATCATTAGCTTTAGCGCAAAAATTAAAAATAATTTTAACAGATCGCGAAATGCAAGAAGATATTATTGCCCCTGAATATGTTTTTGTGATTGGGGGCGATGGGACGTTGCTACGGGCTGTTAATGAATTTCAAGATATTTTAGATGAAGTTTGTTTGATTGTCGTTAAATCAGGTTCGCTTGGTTTTTATGCCAATTATGATGAAAAAACAGTTACCCAAGCAATTGATGATATTATCAATGACACTGCCCATATTCAACAATTGCCATTATTGGAAGTTAAATTTAATAATAACCAAATTCGTTATGCCCTTAATGAAGTTAAAATTGTTGACCATGTTAAAACAATTCGGACAGATATTTATATCAACGATGAGTTACTAGAATATTTTCGTGGTAGTGGGTTAGTATTTGCAACTTCAACTGGTTCAACAGGTTATATGCGGGCAATTGGGGGAGCAATTATTTTGTCGAATAAGCATAAATTATGAGAAATGAAAGAAATTGCGCCAGTTGCTAATTCAACATTTTCAACAATAACAGCCCCTTTAATTCTTGATGATAGTCAGAGCGTAATTTTAGAAGGTGAACTAATAGATAAACAAATCATAATTGATACTTATGAATATGAAGCAAACAATAACTTAGTTGAAATTAAATTCAGTGATAAAACGTTAAATTTAATTTATAATCATCGCCAAAATCAATCAACAACGGCCAAACTACAAACTTTATTTGCTTATTGTAATAATGTTAATAAACGAGGTGATCGTTAA
- a CDS encoding sodium:calcium antiporter, which translates to MTLFSWNIDFFKKLGLYDGPVAQGVVWLIFLVLAAGVVFSAIYLSNFLIAYTARKNIGQSLAGGIILAIITSLPELTIAITMGANDRPEFSLGNTIGSNSYYMALFALASLIFIKRQKFVKINKFHWSLLIEALVFMTILFLAFLPNSFGLDANALLPFLTATIPGIKMSWLWLVFLLSYITLIVVVIYRQRKRMKHQPGLEFHIEPEHHEEKDFKHHLSVKMIAIIFAGLAFLLVFLAFALSITADILPHVYGIPETSVGGLILSFVTNCPELATTFVMFKKNKRMIAFGGLVGSLNFKIVINFFTDLAFRPTGSLGHVTGNDPYFLQYSALMLLQLVMLWLTFATITKKVQHNKPAYIAINVSIIATYVITWILLLLLIPQV; encoded by the coding sequence ATGACGTTATTTTCATGAAATATTGATTTTTTTAAAAAGTTAGGTTTATATGATGGTCCAGTTGCTCAAGGAGTTGTTTGATTAATTTTTTTGGTTTTAGCAGCGGGAGTTGTTTTTAGTGCAATTTATTTATCAAATTTTTTAATTGCCTATACAGCCCGGAAAAATATTGGTCAATCATTAGCCGGAGGAATTATTTTAGCAATTATTACATCTTTGCCAGAGTTAACAATTGCAATTACAATGGGCGCAAATGATCGTCCAGAGTTCAGTTTAGGAAATACAATTGGTTCTAATTCATATTATATGGCATTATTTGCCTTAGCAAGTTTAATTTTTATTAAACGCCAGAAATTTGTTAAAATTAATAAATTTCATTGAAGTTTATTAATTGAAGCTCTTGTTTTTATGACAATTTTATTTTTAGCATTTTTACCAAATTCATTTGGTTTGGATGCTAATGCCTTATTGCCATTTTTAACAGCAACAATCCCCGGAATTAAAATGTCATGATTATGGCTAGTTTTTTTACTTTCTTATATCACTTTAATCGTTGTTGTGATTTATCGCCAACGAAAAAGAATGAAACACCAGCCAGGGTTAGAATTTCATATTGAACCAGAGCACCATGAGGAAAAAGATTTTAAACATCATCTATCAGTTAAAATGATTGCCATCATTTTTGCTGGTTTGGCTTTTTTACTAGTCTTTTTAGCTTTTGCCCTATCAATTACTGCCGATATTTTACCACATGTATATGGTATTCCTGAAACTTCAGTTGGAGGGCTTATTTTATCTTTTGTTACAAACTGTCCAGAATTAGCAACAACATTTGTAATGTTTAAAAAGAATAAAAGAATGATTGCATTTGGTGGGTTAGTCGGAAGTTTAAATTTTAAAATTGTTATTAACTTTTTTACCGATTTGGCTTTTCGCCCAACAGGATCATTGGGGCATGTAACTGGTAATGACCCATACTTTTTGCAATATAGTGCTTTAATGTTATTACAATTAGTAATGCTATGATTAACTTTTGCCACAATTACTAAAAAGGTTCAGCATAATAAACCGGCTTATATTGCCATTAATGTTAGTATTATAGCGACATACGTTATAACTTGAATTCTACTATTGTTGTTAATTCCACAAGTTTAA
- a CDS encoding class II fructose-bisphosphate aldolase: MKTTLKFQLEKAQREGYAVPAFNFDNLEMLKAIIEGAEEEQAPVIIMVTESAAKYMGFEYVTALGKTAVEKAKVPVILHWDHGFDLELIKKAVDNKYTSVMLDASAKPTTENIQETQEIVTYAHQYGVEVESEIGHVGGKEDDRNTAGGNYTTVRAAIDFVQQTDVDCLAIAVGTAHGIYHDEVKLQIDRIAEINSAVKTPLVLHGSSGVPSDQLSLAIKAGICKVNIGTDLKLANVKGIRTWLTANPTGYDARKFGRLAIDEMKIIVKEKIKILKANGKAK, translated from the coding sequence TTGAAAACAACATTAAAATTCCAATTAGAAAAAGCTCAAAGAGAAGGATATGCGGTCCCCGCCTTTAATTTTGATAATTTAGAAATGTTGAAAGCAATTATTGAAGGAGCCGAAGAAGAACAAGCACCAGTAATTATTATGGTGACTGAATCAGCCGCTAAATATATGGGTTTTGAATATGTCACTGCCCTGGGTAAAACAGCAGTAGAAAAGGCAAAGGTTCCAGTTATTTTACACTGAGATCATGGTTTTGATTTAGAATTAATTAAAAAAGCTGTTGATAATAAATATACTTCTGTAATGTTAGATGCTTCAGCTAAGCCAACAACGGAAAATATTCAAGAAACCCAAGAAATAGTTACTTATGCTCATCAGTATGGTGTGGAAGTTGAATCCGAAATTGGCCATGTTGGAGGAAAAGAAGATGACCGTAATACAGCTGGAGGTAATTATACTACTGTTAGGGCGGCAATTGATTTTGTTCAACAAACAGACGTTGATTGCTTAGCAATTGCCGTTGGGACAGCTCACGGAATTTATCATGATGAGGTTAAACTACAAATTGATCGGATTGCTGAAATTAACTCCGCCGTGAAAACACCGCTTGTGCTTCATGGTTCTTCGGGAGTTCCAAGTGATCAGTTATCTTTAGCAATTAAAGCTGGGATTTGTAAAGTGAACATTGGAACTGATCTAAAATTGGCTAATGTAAAAGGAATACGAACTTGGCTTACTGCTAATCCAACTGGTTATGATGCTCGCAAATTTGGGCGCTTAGCAATCGATGAAATGAAAATAATAGTTAAAGAAAAAATTAAAATTTTAAAAGCTAATGGAAAAGCAAAATAA
- the leuS gene encoding leucine--tRNA ligase: MEFSHKAIEQKWQKYWAEHNTFATNTNFNKKAYILDMFPYPSGAGLHVGHPKGYTATDVISRMRRLQQYNVLHPIGWDAFGLPAEQYALQTGNDPADFTLKNIDNFRNQLKALGFSYDYQKEVNTSAPWYFKTTQWIFEKLYQQGLAEVREVDVNWCPELGTVLANEEVFVVDGKMVSERGSFPVYKKPMKQWVLKITAYAEQLISGLDELDWPQSVKDLQKNWIGKSVGAEIKFAVADMSEEVTVFSTRADTIFGVEYLVLAPEHPLVLSLVTPENLAATKEYLELVKTKTELDRQDTSKEKTGVFLGRYAINPVNNKKIPIWTADYVLSHYGTGAVMAVPGHDERDYLFAMKYNLPISYVIKNNNNNGPFLKDGEHINSDFLDGLNTDQASEKALGFLGGKGLAQPKVTYKLKDWLFSRQRYWGEPFPIIHWEDGSISLVPEAELPLTLPKMDNITPSSTGESPLANATDWLTVVDATGKKGRRETNTMPQWAGSCWYYLAYPLMTGQEEMLDLASPEGQAALKEWLPVDLYVGGQEHAVLHLLYARFWHKVLFDQNLVPTSEPFIKLVNQGMILGPDGSKMSKSKGNVINPDDIIKSHGADSLRLYEMFMGPIEASLPWSETGLDSMRKWLDRIYRLVKNNNFTTVNDKTLDFAYHQMVKKTTEMLENLSFNTAISQLMVFINACYKTDQPIYQPYFEGFTKILSCFAPHLAEEIWNNFGHQASIANEQWPIYETKYLQKTAIIVAVQVNGKLRAKLEVAVDTPEAELLLLAKEHENIQGILATHDILKEIVVKNKIVNFVVKAR, from the coding sequence ATGGAATTTTCGCATAAAGCAATTGAACAAAAATGACAAAAATATTGGGCAGAACATAATACTTTTGCCACAAATACAAACTTTAATAAAAAAGCATATATTTTAGATATGTTTCCATATCCATCAGGAGCAGGGTTACATGTTGGCCATCCAAAAGGATATACTGCAACAGATGTAATTAGTCGTATGCGTCGTTTACAACAATATAATGTTTTACACCCAATTGGTTGAGATGCTTTTGGTTTACCTGCAGAACAGTATGCGTTACAAACCGGAAATGACCCAGCTGATTTTACGCTTAAAAATATTGATAATTTTCGGAACCAATTAAAAGCCCTAGGATTTAGTTATGATTATCAAAAAGAGGTAAATACTTCAGCCCCATGATATTTTAAAACAACGCAATGAATTTTTGAAAAATTGTACCAACAAGGTTTAGCAGAAGTACGAGAAGTAGATGTTAATTGATGTCCAGAATTAGGGACAGTTTTAGCTAATGAGGAAGTTTTTGTTGTTGATGGCAAAATGGTTTCAGAGCGAGGAAGTTTTCCAGTTTATAAAAAACCAATGAAACAATGAGTATTAAAAATTACAGCTTATGCTGAACAATTAATCAGTGGTTTAGATGAATTAGACTGGCCCCAATCAGTTAAGGATTTACAAAAAAATTGAATTGGTAAATCAGTTGGAGCGGAAATTAAATTTGCGGTTGCTGATATGTCAGAGGAAGTTACTGTTTTTTCAACCAGAGCCGATACAATTTTTGGGGTGGAATATCTTGTTTTAGCACCTGAGCACCCGCTAGTTTTATCATTAGTAACACCAGAAAATTTAGCAGCAACAAAAGAATATTTAGAATTAGTTAAAACAAAAACAGAGTTAGATCGTCAAGATACAAGTAAAGAAAAAACAGGAGTCTTCTTAGGGCGATATGCGATTAATCCTGTTAACAATAAAAAGATCCCAATTTGAACAGCTGATTATGTTTTATCGCATTACGGAACGGGGGCCGTGATGGCTGTACCAGGTCATGATGAACGCGATTATCTATTCGCAATGAAATATAATTTACCAATTAGTTATGTGATTAAAAATAACAATAATAATGGTCCATTTCTAAAAGATGGCGAACATATTAATTCTGACTTTTTGGATGGTCTAAATACTGACCAAGCTAGCGAAAAGGCTTTAGGATTTCTTGGGGGAAAAGGGCTTGCCCAACCCAAGGTAACATATAAACTAAAAGACTGACTATTTTCGCGACAACGCTATTGAGGAGAACCTTTCCCAATTATTCATTGAGAAGATGGCTCAATTTCTTTAGTTCCGGAAGCAGAATTACCATTAACTCTACCAAAAATGGATAATATTACTCCATCATCAACGGGAGAATCACCATTAGCAAATGCAACAGATTGATTGACTGTTGTTGATGCAACAGGAAAAAAAGGGCGCCGGGAAACAAATACAATGCCCCAATGAGCGGGAAGTTGCTGATATTATTTAGCCTATCCGTTAATGACAGGACAAGAAGAAATGCTTGATCTTGCTTCTCCTGAGGGCCAAGCAGCATTAAAAGAATGATTACCTGTTGATTTATATGTTGGTGGTCAAGAACATGCTGTTTTACACTTGTTGTATGCCCGTTTTTGACATAAAGTTTTATTCGATCAAAACTTAGTCCCAACTTCTGAGCCGTTTATTAAATTAGTAAACCAAGGAATGATTTTGGGCCCTGATGGATCAAAAATGAGTAAATCAAAGGGTAATGTCATTAATCCTGATGATATTATCAAATCACATGGGGCGGATAGTTTACGTTTATATGAAATGTTTATGGGGCCAATTGAGGCTTCATTGCCATGAAGTGAAACAGGGTTAGATTCAATGCGGAAATGGTTAGATCGAATTTATCGGTTGGTGAAAAATAATAATTTTACTACAGTAAACGATAAAACATTAGATTTTGCCTATCATCAGATGGTTAAAAAGACAACAGAAATGCTAGAAAATTTAAGTTTTAATACGGCAATTTCGCAACTAATGGTTTTTATTAATGCTTGTTATAAAACTGATCAACCAATTTATCAGCCGTACTTTGAAGGGTTCACAAAAATCTTGTCATGTTTTGCTCCACATTTAGCTGAAGAAATTTGAAATAATTTTGGACATCAAGCATCAATTGCTAATGAACAGTGACCAATTTATGAAACAAAGTATTTACAAAAAACAGCAATAATTGTTGCTGTCCAAGTAAATGGTAAATTACGAGCAAAATTAGAAGTTGCTGTTGATACTCCAGAAGCAGAATTATTGTTATTAGCTAAAGAACATGAAAATATTCAAGGAATCTTAGCAACACACGATATTTTAAAAGAAATAGTTGTTAAAAATAAAATTGTTAATTTTGTTGTTAAAGCAAGATAA
- a CDS encoding lipoprotein — protein MKKLLSIIGAISLTATGASSVVACNKKKQDEPKSGAKLETAPKLKDLNKSTPNDQKLSAADNI, from the coding sequence ATGAAAAAACTTTTAAGTATTATAGGAGCAATCTCATTAACAGCAACAGGTGCATCAAGTGTTGTTGCTTGCAATAAAAAAAAGCAAGATGAACCAAAATCTGGTGCTAAATTAGAAACAGCTCCAAAACTAAAAGATTTAAATAAAAGTACGCCTAATGATCAAAAATTATCAGCGGCTGATAATATTTAG
- the trxA gene encoding thioredoxin: MAVNSITDKENFDSMIAKDNMTLVDFYADWCGPCKMIAPIVHELAEEMTNVTFAKVDVDQLGNIAQEYGVMSIPTLIVFKAGKEIKRHTGFMTKDELKKILA, encoded by the coding sequence ATGGCAGTAAATTCAATTACCGATAAAGAAAATTTTGATTCAATGATTGCAAAGGATAATATGACATTAGTAGATTTTTATGCAGATTGATGTGGTCCTTGTAAAATGATTGCCCCAATTGTGCATGAATTAGCAGAAGAAATGACAAATGTAACTTTTGCAAAAGTAGATGTTGATCAATTAGGGAATATTGCTCAAGAATATGGAGTTATGTCAATTCCAACATTAATTGTTTTTAAAGCTGGAAAAGAAATCAAACGTCATACTGGATTTATGACTAAAGATGAGCTTAAAAAAATCTTGGCATAA
- a CDS encoding Cof-type HAD-IIB family hydrolase gives MSKAIFSDLDGTLLLDNHRFSKETKKIVSKTQKEGIHFVVTTGRLASDAIRQAKKLKAHKYNGFVLANNGASAFSFKTNSFIWMMVFSNSELETIFNFTYNKYKVHFFSNNSTYVYEFGENSYYWSKIMKTNYYIIKDVKEITEDITHASVIAPSSLTDQEAQDLIETLQKLLPQLDITQYNNRVFELSCKGISKGSALRFLSHHLGVEINNTYSFGDSYNDLELIRQAGVGIAVDNAIDELKKLAHQTVPSNQKNGPAKYIKEVILEK, from the coding sequence ATGAGTAAAGCAATTTTTTCAGATTTAGATGGAACATTATTGCTGGACAATCACCGTTTTAGTAAAGAAACTAAGAAGATTGTTAGCAAAACTCAAAAAGAGGGAATCCATTTTGTTGTGACAACTGGTCGGTTAGCAAGTGATGCCATTCGCCAAGCAAAAAAATTAAAGGCCCATAAATATAATGGTTTTGTCTTAGCAAATAATGGGGCAAGTGCTTTTTCATTTAAAACAAATAGTTTTATTTGAATGATGGTATTTTCAAATAGTGAATTAGAAACAATTTTTAATTTTACCTATAATAAATATAAAGTTCATTTCTTTAGTAATAATTCAACCTATGTATATGAATTTGGTGAAAATTCTTATTATTGATCAAAGATAATGAAAACAAATTATTATATTATTAAGGATGTAAAAGAGATTACAGAAGATATTACCCATGCAAGCGTGATTGCTCCTAGTTCATTGACTGATCAAGAAGCGCAAGACTTAATTGAGACTTTACAAAAGCTTTTGCCACAGTTGGACATTACTCAGTATAATAATCGGGTTTTTGAACTTTCATGTAAGGGGATTTCCAAAGGGAGTGCACTACGATTTTTATCGCATCATCTTGGGGTCGAGATTAATAATACCTACTCATTTGGGGATTCATATAATGATTTGGAATTAATTCGTCAAGCTGGGGTAGGAATCGCGGTTGACAATGCAATTGATGAACTTAAGAAATTAGCTCATCAAACAGTTCCATCAAATCAAAAAAATGGCCCAGCAAAATATATTAAAGAAGTAATTTTAGAAAAATAA
- a CDS encoding ROK family protein — translation MNLVFDIGGLSTKYILFTSDKTTVICEGQVEYQSLIDNDQIIEIVNKIYQKLQISYPIENIAFSSLGVINPLTGEISGLGAIKNYHLVNWKDIFKDKGNVYIENDANCAAWYELTINQNIKNALLFVIGTGLGGAVIINRQVYHGSHFMAGEFGCGLAEQQGNIYKNISSCSSTYSAIMRYYEKTGIKKTGYELFALYDKDQNARTSIDAMVFALAKAVINFALVIDPDTILIGGGISENTFFLGLLSQEIEKLTKSLGLSQTFTLQACQKNNKANLYGALTLIP, via the coding sequence ATGAATTTAGTTTTTGATATTGGGGGATTAAGTACGAAGTATATATTATTTACCTCTGATAAAACAACAGTTATTTGTGAAGGACAAGTTGAGTATCAATCATTGATTGATAATGATCAAATTATCGAGATTGTTAATAAAATATATCAAAAATTACAAATTAGTTATCCAATTGAAAATATTGCCTTTTCTTCATTAGGAGTTATTAACCCTCTTACCGGAGAAATTTCCGGACTAGGAGCGATTAAAAATTACCATTTAGTTAACTGAAAAGATATTTTTAAAGATAAAGGAAACGTTTACATTGAAAATGATGCTAATTGTGCTGCTTGATATGAATTAACAATTAATCAAAATATTAAAAATGCCTTGCTGTTTGTCATTGGAACAGGCCTGGGGGGAGCTGTTATCATAAATCGGCAAGTTTACCATGGTAGCCATTTTATGGCCGGTGAATTTGGTTGCGGACTAGCAGAACAACAAGGAAATATTTATAAAAATATTTCCAGCTGTAGTTCAACATATTCAGCAATCATGCGCTATTATGAAAAAACAGGAATTAAAAAGACGGGCTATGAGTTATTTGCCTTATATGACAAAGATCAAAACGCTCGTACAAGTATTGATGCAATGGTTTTTGCCTTGGCAAAAGCGGTTATTAATTTTGCATTAGTAATTGATCCTGACACTATTTTAATTGGAGGGGGAATTTCTGAAAATACTTTTTTTCTGGGATTACTATCACAGGAAATTGAAAAACTAACAAAATCGTTAGGGCTTTCGCAAACTTTTACTCTTCAAGCGTGTCAAAAAAATAATAAAGCTAATCTTTATGGAGCTTTAACCTTAATTCCATAA
- a CDS encoding PTS sugar transporter subunit IIA yields the protein MQKELFNLNHIYFDVDCKTQKEAFTFIANAFVENGVSDNLKKCFKGLVKREKEGTTGFNDGIAIPHARIKEISRPGLFVFLFKDGIEWKSIDDSKVKLAIALAIPETNSGSEHIKILSSVARKLVDQEFCKNLLSAKSKEAVYKLISEIEIK from the coding sequence ATGCAAAAAGAATTATTTAATTTAAACCATATCTATTTTGATGTAGATTGCAAAACTCAAAAAGAAGCTTTTACATTTATTGCTAACGCTTTTGTTGAAAATGGTGTTAGTGACAATTTAAAAAAATGTTTTAAAGGATTAGTAAAACGGGAAAAAGAAGGAACAACAGGTTTCAATGATGGGATAGCTATTCCTCATGCGCGAATTAAAGAAATTAGTCGCCCGGGATTATTTGTGTTCTTATTTAAAGATGGAATTGAATGAAAATCAATTGATGATTCAAAAGTTAAATTGGCAATCGCTTTAGCAATTCCAGAAACTAATTCAGGAAGTGAACATATTAAAATTTTATCTTCAGTTGCTCGAAAATTAGTTGACCAAGAGTTTTGTAAAAACTTACTATCAGCAAAATCAAAAGAAGCTGTTTATAAATTAATTAGTGAAATAGAGATTAAATAG